The following DNA comes from Henckelia pumila isolate YLH828 unplaced genomic scaffold, ASM3356847v2 CTG_461:::fragment_3, whole genome shotgun sequence.
atagacttacctttgtctttttttccaaaattcatcTCCAACTCATAAGTTCGAAGTGAACTCATCAATTCATCCAATCCCAAAATTTATGTGTCTTTTGATTCATCAATAGCACAAATCTTTATTTGAAATCTTTCCGGCAGTGATCTCAACACTTTGCTCACCATACGTTTATTTGAAATAGCATCACCAAGATCAATTGCCTCATTCTCGATCTTCCTTAAGCGGCGTTCGTAATCATCGATTGTCTCACTCTCTTCCATTCTCAAGTTTTCAAACTGAGTAGTGAGAATCCTTCTTTTGGTTCGACGCATACTTTCGGATCCTTCACAGTGCATTTGAAGTTTTTCCCAAGCCTGTTTAGCATATACACAGTTAGTGACTAGTGAAAACATATTAGAATCAAGAGAAGTAAATATAGCATTAAGGGATTTGTTGTTCATATTTGAAGCAACAATTTCATCGGCATTCCAGTCCGTTTCTGATTTGAGGAGAAAATCTCCTTCTCCATCAGTTCTCCTTGGTGGATTCCATCCTTGTAGCACACGCTGCCATGCCTTTTCATCAATCGATTTGATGTAGACACGCATCCTGACTTTCCAGATAGCATAGTTGGATTCATCCAAGATTGGAGGACGTTGAGCAGTTCCTGAATAAGGTATCTCCATTGTGATGTCctgtcaaacacaaaaacagaatCACACTTAGTATCGTCAAGTGAATGTCTCTGACGCCAATTGTAAGGTTTGGACAGTTTGAAATCAAATAAATACCAGAAATAACTTTTCAAgtgtgttatctttcagtgttgtcaacacttcacgatAACACTATGCAGCAAAATAATTAGCTAACAACAAAAGTAAATAGCACacagatatttatgcacaagtactaagtacttgtaCAATGCCTCATGGCAAAATAATCAATAGAAAAttaaatcagtttacaaaaaccaactagtgattgttttatgaaaatccacttttctcaacagattgagaaaataaaagacttcctaaaaactagtaagaactaaaataataaaccaatagaaagttctaaaccgaaaaacgaaaaccaaagaaacactttatgaacaacacttcactcgtgtgttcttcagtgtttccaacactactcggcaacacaaTGTAGCAACGATGAACACTccagaaattcttcaacaatcTATCTTCAAAGATCCAGAATTTCTGCAGTGATTCTCTATGTATATTGCTCTATATGTTTCACTCTCTTGATCTCTCTATTTCGTTGTCTCTCATCTGATCGGTCCAAGCACTTTTttaaatagatcttcaatatgtTTCTATAAATAACAACCTACAAAGCATGAAAACAATATATAAtcagaaatcaaatatttcgaatCAAGATATAAAGATTATCAATTTTAAAACTTGTTCTAAAAAaggcaaaactataaatatggaaattgaatgcaataagaaaataatttaaaagacatgtgcacaacatgttctttcatcctttaaaaatattaatatagtgtAATACATCTTCCATTTTTTTCGGGGTGggggaaaaaaaatcaaacaccaTGTTAACAAAACTCAGGACATTTACCCAATTCGTGAGGAGTTTTATGAATAATTGTTTAAAAAACACTTGGTTCTAAAtgaaagtagtttttttttaaagtagtTTTAAGTACAAGGTGTTTCacttttttgaaattttatcagGGATGTCCATGATGCATTTATAAGTggagtatttttatttatttatttatttatttttcatttttggtcggAGAATGgatcaaaactttaaaaaaattatatctgcTATCGACTCACGCACGCAATAATTCGCGAGCTTAAATTTTTACATCGATTAATTGTTTTGAATGATGGTTaacaaattatttaattgttttaatatttactAATGTACGCAGAgtcttataatattttttattcaattaatgaaaataaaatgatCAAAGTAGCTACTCTAATGAGCCCATTAttcattatatattatatcGTATAAGTTGTCATTCATAtgtcaaaaaaattaattaatcaacAATGAAGTTCGAGATTTCGGCGAATTTGTTCTAAGTACCTCTCTCTGTCACTAGAAAAAAGAAAGATTTCTCAGGAAGAATTAGATGCTATGCACACATTAAGAATAATTTATCCCCATCCCATTCTATGATGCTGTTAACTGTTTATAGTTGAATTGTAAAGCATAAAGAGATTTGACTCACCTGTTAAATTTTAAATGGAGACCAGAGGAGATGCTCATAAaggggaaaaaataaaataaaatcaccgGTGGATATGAAAAGTGGGGCATCTGAATTAATATCATGCGTTATTGCTTCCATACATTAATGATTCTCCAGCAATATATATCTACCATTTGTCCATTTGGCTGAAGGCCATCAAACAATGGGAAATATTAGATGCATTCGTAATTGTAAAATCATAATTAGACAATTAAATCACGTGCGGGCATCCGTCAATTATGAACGGAATAAGATTAAAAACGTATAATATCGATATTGTTTTACACCGTGTGATATCATGAATTGCTAATATGAGAATGAAAATTGTTGATATGTCTTGTGTCGCATCAATAATTATAccaaaatatatgaaaattaaaGGTTTGTGAaccaatataaattttgatgagtCAGTGAACTAAAATCCAAAATATGACGAGTTTGAAGATAGAAAAACTATTTTTCATTTATGTTTTTGAGATATTAATCAATTAACGAGAAATTAAAGAATGATATATCCATTTATCCTAGGTTGAGACTTGTAGTTTTGACATATCCTAATCATTGTTACTTTCTAGCCATGTGTAGGCATGGACACAGGTGAATAAATGCTTAATCAATGTTACTTTCTAGCCATGTACTCATCATGGTGATTCTTTGATGGTTGGCTCTAAATTTTTACGCCATGAAACTTGAAAATTTCCGTCCATGTTGTGCTCGAAAGTTTACAAGTCATTTCAAAGTTACGAACTTTTGGGAAAACTTTTCCAACAAAATCTAGAAATTTACATACTGAAAATTATCATATTTAAACTCTCGGGGGAACCGACCAAACACTTTTGTGCCCAATTAAGggtaacaattttttttttaataaatcatataaatttgTACTAAATCAAATCTGTCAAAATTAggtaaaaatgatatttttacgaAAGCATGAACATCCTAATTCACTGGTCTTTTTGCAGAAACAAAATGAGGATCCAAGTAAGTGAAAAAAGTTACATTaatatttaagaaaattatcaaattttagttttggtCGTCTAATTTTTTCTATTTTAGTTTATTACTATAAACAATATTTGGGGTTGTAGGTGTTTTAAAGAACTTTCTACCCCCACTCATGTTGGAATCAGGATTTGAACAAGACCTACgtgtaatttaattaagtttgcGGTGCTGAgtaatatacatgtatatatatcgtATAAAATGGCTACAGAGGGCTTCGTTCTCAGTAAAAAACTTGACATTAAAAGTAGTAATGCTGAAAAGCTGGCTCCCAGTTATAGCAATGCTGGCCATAGATCTTGCTTTTGCCATTAGTAATATTCTTCTCAAGAAAATTGTGAATGAAGGAATGGATCATTTGGTTTTCATCACCTATCGTCAGTGTATTTCTGCTCTCTTTTTATCCCCCTTGGCATATTTTTTGGAAAGGTGTGAATTTTCATTCCCAATATGAATTACTAGTATTCTTCTAACACAAGGAAATGAGCTAAACTCTCTTTAAGTTTGGCTGCAGGGGAAGCAGGCCTAAGCTCACATCAACCATATTGGGCCACCTTTTCTTGAGTGCCATTATTGGGTAATTTAGAGTATTACACATATTACCCAACTCTATAGGTAGTTTAACTTAATGCTAAATCGGGAAAATGGTGAATTATGTGAAAATTGATCATGGTGCTGTATGAAAAAAGTTGGAATCACCTGATATATCATATATGCATGGTATGCAAGAATCTTTCTTTCGATAAAGTGTAGATCAAAACAAGACATGATTTTGTTTCATGACGGAACTAACGCGAAAAATCGCGGTAGCCAGTCTAATTAACATATTGTTGCAGGGCATCTCTAACACAGTACTTATTTATGCTGGGACTAGAATTCACTTCCGCAACTTTCTCTTGTGCCTTCCTCAACATGGTTCCCGTGGTCACTTTTTTGATGGCATTACCATTTGGGTGAGTACTACACGAATTCAGAGTCGATTCTCTTTGTGTTATGATTGGATTCGATTTTCCATTTTGCTGTTTTTTCGCAGCTTGGAGACGGTGAACATAAGACACAGGAGTGGGATGGCTAAGATGGTTGGGGCAGCAGTGTGCCTAGGAGGCGCCGTTTTGTTAACCCTTTACAAGGGAATGCCTTTGATTAATAAGTCCATGGAGCAAGTGCAGCCAAATTCAAGCTTTGGAAGTGAAAGATGGGCTGTGGGATCAGTGGCCTTGTTTGCTGGAACATTGCTATGGTCCTCATGGTTCCTCCTTCAATCCAACATAGCCAAGAAATACCCGTGCCAGTACTCCACCACTGCTATCATGACTTGCTTCAGCGCGATTCAGTCGGCCGTCTTGTGTTTGTCTATCGACAGGAACAAGTTATCTTCCTGCTGGACATTGACAACAAGTGACGCTCTCATAATCCTTTATGCGGTAATCATTTCATTTTCTTTGTTACATTTCAACATGTCCCATCAAATTGTTATGGAACAAGAAAAAAAGGCATGTTCTAATAAAATTGTGTGATGCAGGGAATGGTGGGTTCAGGATTGTGTTTCGTCGGAATGTCGTGGTGTGTGAAGAAAAAAGGTCCCGTCTTCACGGCAGCTTTCAGCCCGCTGGTGCAGATAATGGCGGCTACAATCGACGTTCCGGTCTTACACGAACAACTTCACCTGGGAAGGTGATCATGCTCATATATCAATTCTTGGTATTCAAGAACCCCTCTTATGTTTAGTGTCAACTTGCAAATATGTATTCATCTGTGTTTGTATGAAACAGCTTGATAGGTTCAGTTACTGTCATGGCGGGGTTATATATTCTCCTGTGGGGCAAGGACAAAGAGATCCGGAACCAAGGCACACAATTAGGACAGCAAACTGACGAAGGCTTGAAAGAACCAGAGGCACAGTTCCAAGTCTTAAAATTAATCTCTGTCGAAACAGAACGAACATAGTGTttggaaatgcttgaaaaatATAAAGCACTTCTAAATACTACCTTAGCTATTTCAGACTCACTACCTTATTGAAACATTAATTTGTAATTAACCATCTAATTGATGTTTTAACAGTGATTATGCTATGGATTCTTCTTGGTAATTTGTGTATAGAAAATAAAAGAATGCTGAGACTTTACAAATGTGTACTTTAATTGCGAGGAAGCTGTATAGCGTAAGAGACTGTTAAATTTCCGAAAAATATAGAGTTATGTATGTTGCAGTAACTCtattggatttttttttggtaacgtttgttgaaatataatttagATTCTGTTTTATGAATACCTAGTTCGACTATATGTTTACATCTAACATAGTTATGGTATCAAAGACACTCTTTGGCCATACGATCGACCTTTTTTTGCGCGTAAATGGCTTCAACAAGCAACAAGTATCTTGCATTACATATTCTCTGCAAGGTGTTTACAATTTTAATTTATCGGACAAGATCACAAGATTATGAATTATAAGCACTTTAACATGTACGTTGTTCGTATTCTATGAGATTTGGGATTTTGTTCAAGGGCCTACGAAATATACTTCAGGGGAAAAAAGCTATATAATGTATGTTGACAGCAAAGGCCGAAAAAAAAAgggtattaaaaaaaacaagacgAGGATGTCGGCGAATTATCTCTTGTGCACCAGGAAACAACTCGATACTTTTTAGCGGTTTTTATGATACGGTTTTACGGATTTATATTTAGATAGATCTACTCAACTTATATTTACAATGAAAAAGTAATACTGTTTCACGAGTCAAGTCTAACAGGAGATATATCTCAGAAAATTGACTAGTCGGATCTAACAGGAGATAACTCTCACAAAGTTAACTCGTGAGACTGTCTAGGAGAAAACAAATTTGGAGAGTTGTGAGGCTTGTGACAAAATATCTCGACCAAACTTAAAAGTTGTGCCAAGATTTTCATAATATCGTCAGAAAAAGACAATGAATTATAAAATAGTTTTTCTCTATGGTTCTCATGATATATTTAGTCACAAAAATTAAAgcgaaaattgcaaatttagtcttgtatgtttgtcactttgcgattttggtcctctatataTGTTTTcgtatttcagttttagtctgcatattttgatttttggcaattttggtcctttttattcaaaaatgtttgcgtggcactgtacacgtcagctccacatcagcactaaattggtgccacgtcagtgccacgtcggaaaaatgactaaaattgccaaaaaaaaataaagatagcggactaaaactgaaatgtgaaaacataaaggaccaaaatcgcaaaatgacaaatatacagaactaaatttgcaattttcccaaaATTAAATCATCATTTGTTATTTCTCTATGATAAACAAATAAGAAATAAACAAGTTAAACTTTTTGATATTTAATAACGATTGGCTAAATTTGGCTGTGGAAAGTAGCACCTACCCGTCCACTGATATGCTCACTTGAATAATGTCATTATGCCAAGCCGATATCACATTATATAAACTGATTTCGTTAATGCTTTCATATATATCATTTCTTGAAAAATAACCAAATATGATTACGAAAACATTAAGCAGAAAGTTTATTAAGCCATGCAACCCAACTCCCAATAATCGTAAGTGCTACAAAATTTCTTTGCTAGACGAGATGTCCCCTTCAATGAATGTGGCGGTGATTCTGTTCTACCCCAAGCCGCCGGGCAACCTCCATTTCTTGGAAGAATCATTGCGTAGAATTTTGGTCAAATTCTACCCACTTGCTGGAAGATATATGAAGCAAAACCAAACAGTTGATTGCAATGATGAAGGTGCAGAATTTGTGGAAGCTCGAGCTGATCATCATGGGCTGCATGAGTTCATCAAAGTTGCTGCAGATTGTGGCCATTTGCTCCACGACTTGCTTCCATGTGACTCAGGCAAGAATTAGCATACTTCTAGTTTATTTGTTTGGTTATTGTTCAGATGTTTATAGCTTACAAAAGATGGCTAGCTCCATTTATATATGAACAGGCGCGGTTGATCAAATCACTGATCCATTGCTATCAATTCAAGTCACAGAATTCGGGTGCGGCGGGGTTTCCGTTGCTGTTTGCGTTTCACATAGAGTGTTCGATGCATCTTCACTAAGCACATTTGTTGCTGCTTTGGCAGCAGATCATGCAGCATTAACCACTAATCTCACAACAAGAGATAACGTTGCTGAGAACATCATCAACCCGAGTTTCGACTCCGTGACTTTGTGGCCTGGGAGGAATCTTGCTTCCATGGACCGTGAACCATCGAGGAAAAGGGATCCCGCATTTGTTACCAAAAGGATTTCATTCAACAAGGATGCTATCAAaagattaaaggataaaatGAACGGTAACGGTACCGCCATTAATCGCGCTGTCTCTCGTGTGCGTGTCGTGTGTGCGTTTCTAGCCACTGTTCTTACAAGGATCGATCGAGCCAACGAAGATGAGAAGGGGTCCAGGGATTACATCGTCGCGCAAGCGGTTAACGTACGAGGAAGAACCATTCCACCTATAAAGAAACATTCTTGCGGCAACTTGGTGGCACAAGCTTTTGTCCTATGCCtcggtgcttccgatgaggCTAGAAGTATGAAATTCGAAGATTATGTTAATCTACTCGGCGACGCGACCAAGAAAACTGTTTCGGACTGTGGAGAAATTTTCGCGAAAGGTGATGAAGGTGGATACGATGTGATTGTTGATCCAAAAGTTAAGGTTGTAAAGAGAATAAAAGGCGGCCAAGTACATGTGTTGTGGTTTAGTGATTGGAGCAAGTTCGGATTCTACGAGGTTGATTTTGGATGGGGGAAACCTGTTTGGTGTAGTGTTGGGAGTCCGGCTGCGGATAATCTTGTAATATTGATGGATAACAAAGAAGGTGATGGAATTGAGGCGTGTGTGCATTTGCATCAAAAGTTCATGGACTGTTTCGAGCAACAGCAAGAGATCAAATTGCTTGTTGATATTTAAGGATCAAGAAATATTTGTGTGTAAACTATATCTATTCATAATGTATTTTCTACATCATTTTAAGTGCATGAGTGCCGTCTATGTAATGTGTTTCAGTCGTTATATATTTCGAGTAAAAACATACCATGAAGTTTAAAAACCATTATATTCATGGGTATATTTCTAACTTACCTAAAAAACAATTCCCTAATCAACATCTATCACACAAGTAATTTTCACCAAAACATGCATGCACACTCTCGATCACGTACACTAAGACGTTACACCAAATACATGAGTACATGTATATACCGACCATGCACATGATCACATCCTTTTTCAGCCCGAAGCAACGCCCCGGTTGCTCCGCCTCCTCGAACTCCTCCCGCGGTGGTGACGATGGCTGCCACTAAACTTGAATCTCTCCCTCAGCCTCCCGGTAGTTTTAAACATCTCCCTCTCCGAAGGCACAATCACGCATTCAGGAGGTGGCACGGGATATCTTACATTATCATAGCAATACGAATAGTACATGTGTTTTTCGCGAAACCATTTCATGGATTTATATCCTTCGGAAGAGATAGAAGAGTAGTCTTTTGCAATCAACGTTTCAATCCTATCCGTGCAGTTCGTGGATAATATTTGCTCGTTTGGATCGACGATGCATCCCTCGAGGACAAGATCTGTGAATTCTGTAACAAAGGGTTCGAATTGGTAGTTCACCTTTTCTCTGCCTCCATTGGTAGCCCAGGATGAAGCATCCCATATGGTAGCATAAATTGACATTGGTTTGGATGGGTAATCCCCTCTCATGGATGGATTGTGTATCACTTCTCGTATTGGGACATTGTCCACATAAAATCTGAATTCATTAGTAATATTGCATTAGGATAGTATACCATGCTAAGATCCAAAAGACTCAAACTATTGATTCATGATATATGCATAATTTGATAAGTTTCTTTATTTGATTTCATCATGTACTACTATCATGATTCAACCACACTACCATTTATTTCATTTGCAACACATGACCAAACACGCGCGGAAACTAACTTACATGATGCGTTTCGGGTTCCAGAGAATGCTATATCGATGTGAATCCTTGCTTGGATCGAACCACATCCGATACCTTTCCTCCCTCCCCCGAGACACGCTTCCATTCCCGTACATGTTCGTCTGAAATCTCCATGGCTTCCCATTTGTGTTTCCTAGAAACTCTATGTCTAATTCGTCGTGGTTCCTTTCAAATGTGTCCACATTTGATGTCTGCACAAAGCCATCTTTATTAGGTTTACTTATATATAAAGCAAGAGATTAATATACTTCTTGGCATGCCAAATATTAACATATAATACCAAAGTACATGTATTCTATAAACTGAGCAAGAAAAAGCAATTACATCACTGTAAATATTTCCATTAATGCATATTAATGTATATTGAAAACAAATTTCACGAAAACTTTAATTCCGATATGGATATTATCATATCATAACATGTATTATAAAGAGGTGGCCGAAAACTATATGTTAGGGTTCTTGCATGGAACAAA
Coding sequences within:
- the LOC140871519 gene encoding uncharacterized protein; the protein is MEIPYSGTAQRPPILDESNYAIWKVRMRVYIKSIDEKAWQRVLQGWNPPRRTDGEGDFLLKSETDWNADEIVASNMNNKSLNAIFTSLDSNMFSLVTNCVYAKQAWEKLQMHCEGSESMRRTKRRILTTQFENLRMEESETIDDYERRLRKIENEAIDLGDAISNKRMVSKVLRSLPERFQIKICAIDESKDT
- the LOC140872223 gene encoding WAT1-related protein At3g30340-like isoform X1, with the translated sequence MLKSWLPVIAMLAIDLAFAISNILLKKIVNEGMDHLVFITYRQCISALFLSPLAYFLERGSRPKLTSTILGHLFLSAIIGASLTQYLFMLGLEFTSATFSCAFLNMVPVVTFLMALPFGLETVNIRHRSGMAKMVGAAVCLGGAVLLTLYKGMPLINKSMEQVQPNSSFGSERWAVGSVALFAGTLLWSSWFLLQSNIAKKYPCQYSTTAIMTCFSAIQSAVLCLSIDRNKLSSCWTLTTSDALIILYAGMVGSGLCFVGMSWCVKKKGPVFTAAFSPLVQIMAATIDVPVLHEQLHLGSLIGSVTVMAGLYILLWGKDKEIRNQGTQLGQQTDEGLKEPEAQFQVLKLISVETERT
- the LOC140872223 gene encoding WAT1-related protein At3g30340-like isoform X2 → MLKSWLPVIAMLAIDLAFAISNILLKKIVNEGMDHLVFITYRQCISALFLSPLAYFLERASLTQYLFMLGLEFTSATFSCAFLNMVPVVTFLMALPFGLETVNIRHRSGMAKMVGAAVCLGGAVLLTLYKGMPLINKSMEQVQPNSSFGSERWAVGSVALFAGTLLWSSWFLLQSNIAKKYPCQYSTTAIMTCFSAIQSAVLCLSIDRNKLSSCWTLTTSDALIILYAGMVGSGLCFVGMSWCVKKKGPVFTAAFSPLVQIMAATIDVPVLHEQLHLGSLIGSVTVMAGLYILLWGKDKEIRNQGTQLGQQTDEGLKEPEAQFQVLKLISVETERT
- the LOC140872223 gene encoding WAT1-related protein At4g01440-like isoform X3, which gives rise to MLKSWLPVIAMLAIDLAFAISNILLKKIVNEGMDHLVFITYRQCISALFLSPLAYFLERGSRPKLTSTILGHLFLSAIIGASLTQYLFMLGLEFTSATFSCAFLNMVPVVTFLMALPFGLETVNIRHRSGMAKMVGAAVCLGGAVLLTLYKGMPLINKSMEQVQPNSSFGSERWAVGSVALFAGTLLWSSWFLLQSNIAKKYPCQYSTTAIMTCFSAIQSAVLCLSIDRNKLSSCWTLTTSDALIILYAGMVGSGLCFVGMSWCVKKKGPVFTAAFSPLVQIMAATIDVPVLHEQLHLGR
- the LOC140872291 gene encoding pelargonidin 3-O-(6-caffeoylglucoside) 5-O-(6-O-malonylglucoside) 4'''-malonyltransferase-like encodes the protein MITKTLSRKFIKPCNPTPNNRKCYKISLLDEMSPSMNVAVILFYPKPPGNLHFLEESLRRILVKFYPLAGRYMKQNQTVDCNDEGAEFVEARADHHGLHEFIKVAADCGHLLHDLLPCDSGAVDQITDPLLSIQVTEFGCGGVSVAVCVSHRVFDASSLSTFVAALAADHAALTTNLTTRDNVAENIINPSFDSVTLWPGRNLASMDREPSRKRDPAFVTKRISFNKDAIKRLKDKMNGNGTAINRAVSRVRVVCAFLATVLTRIDRANEDEKGSRDYIVAQAVNVRGRTIPPIKKHSCGNLVAQAFVLCLGASDEARSMKFEDYVNLLGDATKKTVSDCGEIFAKGDEGGYDVIVDPKVKVVKRIKGGQVHVLWFSDWSKFGFYEVDFGWGKPVWCSVGSPAADNLVILMDNKEGDGIEACVHLHQKFMDCFEQQQEIKLLVDI
- the LOC140871907 gene encoding probable xyloglucan endotransglucosylase/hydrolase protein 30 — encoded protein: MDYLMQYSSLTRSLPPFYLLVFLSITTTTIVTAASTTATTIPALRTTTATFNVTALTFAESYSTLFSEFNIQRSPDDKTVRLLLNRFSGSGIISSDYYNYGFFSAGIKMPSEHTAGIVVAFYTSNVDTFERNHDELDIEFLGNTNGKPWRFQTNMYGNGSVSRGREERYRMWFDPSKDSHRYSILWNPKRIIFYVDNVPIREVIHNPSMRGDYPSKPMSIYATIWDASSWATNGGREKVNYQFEPFVTEFTDLVLEGCIVDPNEQILSTNCTDRIETLIAKDYSSISSEGYKSMKWFREKHMYYSYCYDNVRYPVPPPECVIVPSEREMFKTTGRLRERFKFSGSHRHHRGRSSRRRSNRGVASG